One Rosa chinensis cultivar Old Blush chromosome 5, RchiOBHm-V2, whole genome shotgun sequence genomic region harbors:
- the LOC112164189 gene encoding zinc finger BED domain-containing protein RICESLEEPER 2-like gives MWRVGFKEFILEAQPQWIQPSRKLVAKRVWELYQSEKGKMMSIFAQHTKRVSVTTDTWTSIQNINYMVVPAHFLDSDWKLHKRIINFCSITSHKGEDIGRVLEQCLREWDINRVFTITVDNASANDLAVVYMKRRLRNMNTLSFDGDFLHLRCACHIINLIVKDGIKELEDGIDAIWHYVKFIRSSSSRLDKFREFSVLEHLNKTANVPLDVITRWNSTYLKLAAALKFEKVFDRMGDEDVQFRQYFEVKDTKGRKRTDPPIEADWRNAQALVHFLKKIYETTLKLSAWKSVTANLQFKEMISLQCKVPNQNLLIY, from the coding sequence ATGTGGAGGGTTGGGTTTAAAGAATTTATACTAGAAGCTCAGCCACAGTGGATTCAACCAAGTAGAAAATTAGTGGCGAAAAGAGTGTGGGAGTTGTACCAATCTGAGAAGGGAAAGATGATGTCGATCTTTGCACAGCATACAAAGAGAGTTAGTGTAACCACTGACACTTGGACATCAATTCAGAACATTAACTACATGGTGGTCCCTGCCCATTTCCTGGACAGCGACTGGAAATTGCACAAAAGGATTATTAACTTTTGTTCAATTACCAGTCACAAAGGGGAAGATATAGGGAGGGTCTTGGAGCAGTGTTTGAGGGAATGGGATATCAATAGGGTGTTCACTATCACAGTGGACAATGCTAGTGCAAATGACCTAGCAGTTGTCTACATGAAAAGAAGGCTGAGGAATATGAACACTTTAAGCTTTGATGGGGACTTCTTACATCTTCGATGTGCATGTCACATCATCAATTTGATTGTCAAGGATGGAATCAAAGAATTAGAGGACGGGATTGATGCAATTTGGCATTATGTCAAGTTTATTAGGTCAAGTTCAAGTCGATTAGACAAGTTTAGGGAGTTTTCTGTTCTTGAGCACTTGAATAAGACTGCAAATGTTCCCCTAGATGTGATCACTAGGTGGAATAGCACTTATTTAAAGCTTGCTGCGGCattaaaatttgagaaagtgTTTGATAGGATGGGTGATGAAGATGTGCAGTTTAGGCAATATTTTGAGGTGAAAGATACCAAAGGTAGGAAGAGGACAGACCCTCCCATAGAGGCAGATTGGAGAAATGCTCAAGCTTTAGTGCACTTCCTCAAAAAAATTTACGAGACAACACTCAAATTGAGTGCTTGGAAATCAGTTACTGCAAACTTGCAGTTCAAAGAGATGATCAGCCTTCAATGTAAAGTCCCGAACCAgaatttactgatttactaa